In one Echinicola marina genomic region, the following are encoded:
- the hslV gene encoding ATP-dependent protease subunit HslV — MEKLRSTTVVAIKHNGEVVIGADGQATLGNTIAKSSVKKVRKLQDGKIVTGFAGSTADAFTLLEKFEEKLGAFGNNMKRAAVELAKEWRTDRMLSKLEAMMIVADAEDVLIISGTGDVIEPDESIATIGSGSMYAQSAARALKKFASHLSAEEIVRESLNIAADICIYTNHNLVIEKVN, encoded by the coding sequence ATGGAGAAATTAAGATCAACCACGGTAGTGGCGATTAAGCATAATGGAGAAGTGGTCATTGGGGCTGATGGTCAGGCGACTTTGGGGAATACCATTGCCAAAAGCAGTGTAAAAAAAGTGAGAAAGCTCCAGGATGGTAAAATCGTTACAGGATTTGCAGGTTCTACTGCGGATGCATTTACACTTTTAGAAAAATTTGAAGAGAAGCTAGGCGCTTTTGGGAATAATATGAAAAGGGCTGCGGTGGAATTGGCCAAAGAGTGGAGGACAGACCGGATGCTCAGTAAATTGGAGGCGATGATGATCGTGGCAGACGCAGAGGATGTATTGATCATCTCTGGCACTGGAGATGTGATCGAGCCAGATGAATCCATAGCAACGATTGGTTCAGGAAGCATGTATGCACAGTCCGCAGCTAGGGCACTTAAGAAGTTTGCTTCGCATTTATCTGCGGAGGAAATAGTAAGGGAGAGCTTAAATATTGCTGCTGATATTTGTATTTATACCAACCACAATCTGGTGATTGAAAAAGTAAATTGA
- a CDS encoding pyruvate dehydrogenase complex dihydrolipoamide acetyltransferase gives MAEVIRMPKMSDTMEEGVIAAWLKKVGDEVKAGDILAEVETDKATMELESYDEGVLLHIGVEEKDAVPVNGVIAIIGEKGENIDNLLKDIEGGGTAASESAKEETEETKEEPAAEAASSASEEIDTSGINATLITMPKMSDTMQEGTIAAWLKKEGDEVKSGDILAEVETDKATMELESYDDGVLLHIGVQEGDSVEIDGVIAVIGEKGADYETLLKAHAQQSAPAEEKPAAKEEKKEAPKAASKPVAKAEAPKAAASTAGNTTDNGRVKASPLAKKMAEEKGIQISLISGSGEGGRIIKRDVENFNPASVEAVQTTAPATAPVGIGQESYTEEKVSQMRKTIAKRLAESKFSAPHFYLTMEINMDKAIEARKSMNEIAPVKISFNDMVIKATAAALRQHPKVNSSWLGDKIRYNDHVHIGMAVAVEEGLLVPVIRFADGKTLSQISQEAKSLGGKAKNKELQPKDWEGNTFTISNLGMFGIEEFTAIVNPPDACILAVGGIKETVVVKNGQMQVGNVMKVTLSCDHRVVDGAVGSAFLKTLKGLLEDPVRILI, from the coding sequence ATGGCCGAAGTAATAAGAATGCCCAAAATGAGCGACACCATGGAAGAAGGTGTGATCGCTGCTTGGTTAAAAAAAGTAGGAGACGAAGTAAAAGCTGGAGATATTCTCGCTGAAGTAGAAACTGATAAAGCGACGATGGAACTAGAGTCTTATGACGAGGGAGTTTTGTTGCATATTGGTGTTGAAGAAAAAGATGCAGTGCCTGTAAATGGCGTGATTGCCATTATCGGGGAAAAAGGAGAAAATATCGACAATCTTTTGAAGGACATAGAAGGAGGAGGAACAGCTGCTTCGGAATCAGCTAAAGAAGAAACTGAAGAAACTAAAGAGGAGCCAGCTGCTGAAGCCGCTTCATCTGCAAGTGAAGAAATAGATACCTCGGGAATCAACGCAACCTTGATCACCATGCCTAAAATGAGTGATACCATGCAGGAAGGAACCATTGCTGCTTGGTTGAAGAAAGAGGGAGATGAGGTGAAGTCTGGTGATATACTTGCCGAAGTAGAGACAGATAAGGCAACCATGGAACTAGAGTCCTATGATGACGGGGTTTTGTTGCATATTGGTGTTCAGGAAGGTGATAGTGTAGAAATTGATGGCGTGATTGCGGTGATCGGAGAAAAAGGTGCCGATTACGAAACACTGTTGAAGGCCCATGCGCAACAATCTGCGCCGGCTGAGGAAAAGCCTGCTGCAAAAGAAGAAAAGAAAGAAGCTCCAAAAGCAGCATCCAAGCCAGTAGCCAAAGCAGAAGCTCCAAAAGCAGCAGCGAGCACAGCTGGTAATACAACCGATAATGGAAGAGTAAAAGCATCTCCTTTGGCCAAGAAAATGGCCGAAGAAAAAGGTATTCAGATTTCCTTGATTTCTGGTTCTGGAGAAGGTGGAAGAATCATCAAGAGAGATGTAGAGAACTTCAACCCAGCTTCTGTAGAGGCAGTACAGACAACAGCACCGGCCACCGCACCTGTTGGAATTGGTCAGGAATCTTATACTGAGGAGAAGGTTTCCCAAATGAGAAAGACCATTGCCAAGCGTTTGGCTGAAAGTAAATTCTCTGCTCCTCACTTCTACTTAACCATGGAAATCAACATGGATAAGGCAATCGAAGCCCGTAAGAGTATGAATGAAATCGCTCCGGTGAAAATTTCTTTCAATGATATGGTGATCAAAGCTACTGCGGCTGCACTTCGTCAGCACCCCAAAGTGAATTCCAGCTGGTTAGGAGATAAAATCAGGTACAATGACCATGTCCATATAGGTATGGCTGTAGCTGTAGAAGAAGGTCTTTTGGTTCCAGTGATCAGGTTTGCTGATGGAAAGACTCTTTCTCAAATTTCCCAAGAAGCTAAGTCCTTGGGTGGAAAAGCAAAAAATAAGGAATTGCAGCCTAAGGATTGGGAAGGAAATACTTTCACGATCTCAAATCTAGGTATGTTTGGTATTGAAGAGTTTACGGCGATTGTGAATCCACCAGATGCTTGTATCCTAGCAGTAGGAGGTATAAAGGAAACCGTAGTGGTTAAAAACGGTCAGATGCAGGTAGGCAATGTGATGAAGGTGACCCTTTCATGTGATCACAGGGTTGTGGATGGAGCGGTAGGTTCTGCATTCCTGAAAACCTTGAAAGGACTATTGGAAGATCCTGTTAGAATTTTGATTTAA
- a CDS encoding YheT family hydrolase: MPLIKNTSYSGPTILFNGHLQTIIPGLFRKPLTLPFERQRITTKDNDFLDLDFLKNGAHKMVIITHGLEGDSRRPYMCGMAKHFFQQGYDVLTWNFRGCSGELNKKPFFYHSGATYDLDEVIQYVEQDYQEIYLIGFSLGGNLTLKYLGEPIQRAKKIKRAVAISVPLHLKSSCIKISTGENIVYSNRFLKTLKQKIRLKSKLFPENIDISQLDNIKTLHEFDDKFTGPMHGFNNANHYYDKCSSLYFLEGIQIPTLLLNAQNDPFLSPECFPFELGHSLDKIFMEFPEIGGHVGFSPRKRKEIYWSEKRAFEFIDSDD; encoded by the coding sequence ATGCCATTAATAAAAAACACAAGTTACAGCGGACCGACAATTTTATTTAACGGCCATTTACAAACCATCATCCCCGGACTTTTCAGAAAACCCCTGACATTACCCTTTGAAAGACAAAGAATTACCACCAAAGACAATGATTTTTTGGATTTGGATTTTTTAAAAAACGGCGCTCATAAAATGGTAATAATTACGCATGGATTAGAGGGGGATAGCAGAAGACCATATATGTGCGGTATGGCCAAACATTTTTTCCAACAGGGCTATGATGTCCTCACCTGGAATTTTAGGGGATGTAGTGGTGAATTGAATAAAAAACCATTTTTCTATCACTCTGGCGCTACTTATGATTTGGATGAAGTAATCCAATATGTAGAACAAGATTATCAGGAAATCTACCTTATTGGCTTTAGCCTTGGTGGAAACCTTACCTTAAAATACCTAGGAGAGCCCATACAAAGGGCTAAAAAAATCAAAAGAGCAGTGGCCATTTCTGTACCCTTGCACCTCAAAAGCAGCTGCATAAAGATTTCCACAGGTGAAAACATCGTCTATTCCAATAGATTTCTAAAGACCTTAAAACAAAAAATAAGGCTGAAATCAAAGCTGTTTCCTGAAAACATTGACATCTCCCAATTAGACAATATCAAAACACTACATGAATTTGACGATAAGTTCACTGGTCCCATGCATGGCTTCAATAATGCCAATCACTACTATGACAAATGCTCTTCCCTCTATTTTTTGGAAGGCATCCAAATACCAACCCTTCTATTGAATGCCCAAAATGATCCCTTCTTAAGTCCTGAATGTTTCCCCTTTGAATTGGGGCATTCCTTGGACAAAATCTTCATGGAATTCCCTGAAATTGGGGGACATGTAGGCTTCAGCCCTAGAAAAAGAAAAGAAATATACTGGTCCGAAAAAAGAGCGTTTGAATTTATCGATTCAGATGATTAA
- a CDS encoding SOS response-associated peptidase yields the protein MCERYSLGKTQQDLESRFGAELLDDFHPRYNIAPTQLLPVITSDSPKGFSHFYWGVTPDFSKNKPVSLKFINAAAETAPNKASTKSAFQKRRCIIPADGYYAWKKIGKKTKIPHRFTLEDNALFSFAGIWEEFENEKGDTNHTFLILTVPANKINREFADRMPAILNKEQEKIWLDKYSSLDQLSELLAPYPTEQMLSYPVSPAVNQINLDAEYLIKRTSPMDQFGNYTLFG from the coding sequence ATGTGCGAAAGATATTCCCTAGGCAAGACTCAACAGGATCTTGAATCGCGATTTGGAGCAGAACTATTGGATGACTTCCATCCCAGATATAATATTGCACCAACGCAACTTCTCCCTGTCATTACATCTGATAGCCCAAAAGGCTTTTCTCACTTTTATTGGGGAGTCACACCTGATTTTTCAAAAAACAAACCAGTTTCCCTCAAATTCATCAATGCAGCCGCTGAAACAGCCCCCAACAAAGCTTCCACAAAATCAGCTTTTCAAAAAAGACGCTGTATCATTCCTGCCGACGGATATTATGCATGGAAAAAAATAGGCAAAAAAACTAAAATCCCCCACCGTTTTACCCTAGAGGACAACGCTTTGTTTTCCTTTGCGGGCATTTGGGAAGAATTTGAAAATGAAAAAGGAGACACCAATCACACCTTCCTTATATTAACTGTCCCTGCCAACAAAATCAATCGGGAATTTGCAGATCGAATGCCGGCAATATTGAACAAGGAGCAAGAGAAAATTTGGCTAGACAAATATAGCTCATTGGATCAACTTAGCGAATTATTGGCGCCCTACCCTACCGAACAAATGCTATCCTACCCTGTATCTCCTGCAGTAAACCAAATAAACCTTGATGCTGAATACCTTATCAAAAGGACCAGCCCAATGGACCAGTTTGGCAATTACACCCTGTTTGGATAA
- a CDS encoding 3-oxoacyl-ACP synthase III family protein translates to MKKSRIAGVGHYVPDNIITNDDLTKIMDTSDEWIVERTGIKQRRWFTPGKDTVANMSAKASKMAVERAGIDMKEIDFIIFATSTPDYFAPGNGVLVQRELGLQGIGALDIRNACSGFLYGLSVADQFIKTGMYKNILLIGAEIQSSALDKSTAGRSNAVIFADGAGAAVIQVTDLENSGILSTHLHADGDYAEELYLKDPGSSREVRLSPEIINEPSFRMQMNGNVVFKHAIVRFQEVINEALATNGKTKDDLDLLVPHQANLRISQYIQQKFQLPDEKVFNNIMHYGNTTAATIPIALSEAWEQGKIQEGDLICLAAFGSGFSWASALLNW, encoded by the coding sequence ATGAAAAAATCCAGAATAGCAGGTGTCGGACATTATGTTCCTGACAACATCATTACCAATGACGATCTCACCAAAATCATGGACACCAGTGATGAATGGATTGTCGAAAGAACAGGTATAAAGCAAAGAAGATGGTTCACTCCAGGAAAGGACACAGTGGCCAACATGTCGGCCAAAGCCTCCAAAATGGCAGTTGAAAGAGCTGGGATAGACATGAAAGAAATTGATTTTATCATCTTTGCTACCAGTACTCCAGACTATTTTGCCCCGGGAAATGGTGTTTTGGTCCAAAGAGAACTAGGACTCCAAGGTATCGGCGCACTTGATATTCGAAATGCCTGCTCGGGCTTCCTTTATGGCTTATCTGTAGCTGACCAATTCATCAAAACTGGCATGTACAAAAACATCTTGCTCATAGGCGCAGAGATCCAATCAAGTGCTTTGGACAAAAGTACGGCGGGTAGATCTAATGCTGTCATTTTTGCAGATGGAGCAGGTGCGGCAGTGATACAAGTCACTGATCTAGAAAACTCAGGCATTTTATCAACTCATCTACATGCTGATGGAGATTATGCTGAAGAACTTTACCTTAAAGACCCTGGTAGCAGTAGAGAAGTAAGACTCTCTCCCGAGATCATTAATGAACCGAGTTTTCGCATGCAAATGAACGGCAACGTGGTATTCAAACATGCCATTGTTCGGTTCCAGGAAGTCATTAACGAAGCCTTGGCAACAAACGGAAAAACAAAAGATGATCTTGATTTGCTCGTACCCCATCAGGCCAACTTAAGGATCAGCCAGTATATACAGCAAAAATTCCAACTGCCCGACGAAAAGGTATTCAACAATATCATGCACTATGGAAATACGACCGCAGCCACTATCCCCATCGCTTTGAGTGAAGCCTGGGAGCAAGGTAAGATCCAAGAAGGAGACCTTATTTGCCTAGCTGCTTTTGGAAGTGGTTTTTCCTGGGCTTCAGCACTGTTAAATTGGTAA
- a CDS encoding toxin-antitoxin system YwqK family antitoxin: MKYLIAVFFIFTFALNTFGQGQTVRIFNADSSVVATGVLLNGKMNGLWKLKNPETEQVLEEGYLTEGKKDGIWTTYHSNGKRHIMAEYKDNKLNGNFSRYDEHGFLIVEAIYKDSVAIGDYKEYYGRNVYLSENKSGKTIKREGTFKDGKRHGEWLSYYENGQLAIKNSYKGGTLNGPYLEYSRGGQLLIEVQYVDGEPHGTFKRYSFNNLIEQTGEYNHGNKVGKWISYFPDTKVIAEEQEYDSSGNKTGTWRYYYENKRIARVEHYENNIAVGTWEEYFPNKNLSKRKTYELGVPVGEYIENHSDGTASVRGQYKGGVKSGLWKSFYSDGQLYSIGEYKTGVKSGLWKYFNKIGILIAEGEYQLGSEHGQWFYYYDGGQLKSVGSYFYGFEDGKWGLFYDNKNLTQEESWSNGRLMDISEYYSYDGTKTLDKGTLKEGNGSRITYYTDGTKESEGNYKEGKPQGKWIYYHNNGKIASAGLMVDGKKEGRWNYYSRTGKLAEIITFKDDEVVPETLPEPELPFQIFN; the protein is encoded by the coding sequence ATGAAGTACCTAATTGCAGTGTTTTTTATTTTCACCTTTGCCCTTAATACTTTTGGCCAAGGTCAAACCGTCAGAATTTTCAATGCCGATTCAAGTGTGGTAGCCACAGGTGTGCTGCTCAACGGAAAAATGAATGGTCTTTGGAAACTAAAAAATCCTGAAACGGAGCAAGTACTAGAAGAAGGATATCTTACAGAGGGAAAAAAAGACGGAATTTGGACGACCTATCATTCGAATGGAAAACGTCATATAATGGCCGAATACAAGGACAATAAACTCAATGGAAACTTTAGTAGATATGACGAACATGGCTTTCTGATAGTTGAGGCCATCTATAAAGACAGTGTCGCTATAGGTGATTATAAAGAATACTATGGCAGGAATGTATACCTCTCTGAAAACAAAAGTGGTAAGACCATCAAAAGGGAGGGCACTTTCAAAGATGGAAAACGACATGGTGAATGGCTTTCATATTATGAAAATGGGCAATTAGCCATAAAAAACAGCTATAAGGGTGGAACCCTAAATGGCCCCTACTTAGAATATTCAAGAGGAGGCCAGTTACTTATTGAAGTACAGTATGTAGATGGAGAGCCCCATGGAACTTTCAAAAGATATTCATTCAACAACCTTATCGAACAAACCGGTGAATATAACCATGGCAATAAAGTGGGTAAATGGATCAGTTATTTCCCCGATACTAAAGTGATCGCTGAAGAGCAGGAATACGACAGTAGTGGAAATAAAACAGGCACTTGGAGGTATTATTATGAAAACAAACGAATCGCCCGTGTTGAACACTACGAAAACAATATTGCTGTCGGAACATGGGAAGAATACTTCCCTAACAAGAATCTATCTAAAAGAAAAACCTATGAACTGGGTGTTCCCGTTGGAGAATATATAGAAAACCATTCAGATGGCACTGCCTCTGTAAGGGGACAATATAAAGGAGGGGTGAAGTCTGGTCTATGGAAAAGTTTTTATTCTGACGGACAGCTTTATAGTATAGGAGAGTACAAAACTGGTGTCAAATCAGGTCTCTGGAAATACTTCAACAAGATAGGGATCCTTATTGCAGAAGGAGAATACCAATTGGGATCGGAACATGGGCAATGGTTCTATTATTATGATGGAGGCCAACTTAAATCAGTGGGAAGTTATTTTTATGGATTTGAGGATGGCAAATGGGGCCTTTTCTATGACAATAAAAATCTCACGCAAGAAGAGAGTTGGAGCAATGGCCGCTTAATGGATATCAGCGAATATTATTCCTATGATGGTACCAAGACCTTGGATAAAGGAACATTAAAAGAGGGGAATGGAAGCCGTATCACCTACTACACAGACGGAACCAAAGAATCTGAAGGAAATTACAAGGAAGGGAAGCCTCAGGGCAAATGGATATATTATCACAATAATGGCAAAATCGCCTCTGCCGGACTGATGGTGGACGGTAAAAAAGAGGGCCGTTGGAATTATTATTCCCGCACTGGAAAACTTGCAGAAATCATTACTTTCAAAGATGATGAGGTAGTTCCCGAAACTCTCCCGGAACCAGAATTACCTTTTCAAATTTTCAACTAA
- a CDS encoding ROK family transcriptional regulator — translation MNLINPKKSLDEKEGVVEIKNYLNKIKIIKNLYTNGSNTASEICNEVGISLPTVNSLLTDLIQSGKLVKQGRAESQGGRKPDLYRLASDSFYVLSVDISKFTVRAAIYDSSNTAVTETGTFKVTLNNDKSTFERIADFMATYMEESGIPNDKIIAIGISMPGLVDSLSGINHTYLKFGKKTLVENFEAKFNKKVFIENDARAMTLAEFKFSQGQKYNNVLGIFVGWGIGLGIIIDGKLYRGGAGFAGEFSHSPIFESRDISCTCGKKGCLEAVASGTAMVRMAEEAILKDSDSILSRMAKEKGESIDPSLIVEAALAGDQRAITILSDVGLDLGRGISILIQLLNPDLIIVGGSVAEAQQYLITPIQQALNIFSMAKSREKSELALYKLGKEVGLLGGVAVVIENIFEDIIN, via the coding sequence ATGAATCTAATAAATCCAAAAAAGAGCTTAGATGAAAAGGAGGGCGTAGTTGAAATAAAAAACTACCTCAACAAGATAAAAATCATCAAGAACCTCTACACCAACGGAAGTAACACGGCCAGTGAAATCTGCAATGAAGTAGGTATCAGTTTACCTACTGTCAACTCACTACTTACTGACCTTATCCAAAGCGGAAAACTGGTCAAACAAGGCAGAGCAGAATCTCAAGGAGGAAGAAAACCAGACTTATACAGATTGGCCTCTGATTCCTTTTATGTTTTATCAGTAGACATCAGCAAGTTTACTGTCCGAGCAGCCATTTATGACAGTTCTAATACCGCAGTAACCGAAACAGGCACTTTCAAAGTCACCTTGAACAATGACAAGTCCACCTTTGAAAGAATAGCTGATTTCATGGCTACATATATGGAGGAATCCGGAATTCCTAATGATAAGATCATAGCGATAGGAATATCCATGCCAGGATTGGTGGATTCTTTAAGCGGAATCAACCATACTTACCTCAAATTCGGCAAGAAAACCTTGGTAGAAAACTTTGAAGCAAAATTCAATAAAAAAGTATTTATTGAAAATGATGCCAGGGCCATGACCTTAGCTGAATTTAAGTTTAGTCAAGGCCAAAAATACAATAATGTCTTGGGCATTTTTGTAGGCTGGGGCATTGGACTTGGAATTATCATTGATGGCAAACTCTACCGTGGTGGAGCAGGATTTGCTGGTGAATTTAGCCACTCTCCTATCTTTGAATCCAGGGATATCTCTTGTACTTGTGGTAAAAAAGGATGCTTGGAAGCTGTCGCTTCAGGCACAGCCATGGTAAGAATGGCAGAAGAAGCTATCCTTAAAGACAGTGACTCTATTCTCAGCCGTATGGCAAAAGAAAAAGGAGAAAGTATTGATCCTTCCCTAATTGTAGAAGCAGCTTTGGCTGGTGACCAAAGGGCCATCACTATACTCTCTGATGTAGGACTGGACTTGGGAAGAGGGATCTCCATACTGATACAGCTATTGAACCCTGATCTCATCATAGTCGGAGGTTCTGTAGCAGAGGCCCAACAATACCTGATTACCCCTATCCAACAAGCCTTGAACATCTTCAGCATGGCCAAATCCAGGGAAAAATCAGAATTGGCACTTTATAAACTAGGTAAAGAGGTTGGTCTACTTGGAGGAGTAGCAGTGGTCATAGAAAATATTTTCGAAGATATTATTAACTAA